The following are from one region of the Carassius auratus strain Wakin unplaced genomic scaffold, ASM336829v1 scaf_tig00003761, whole genome shotgun sequence genome:
- the LOC113070332 gene encoding uncharacterized protein LOC113070332 yields the protein MTQYFYDNVQPKTGQGTDAQYALSIYVPPAHCVDKRATIENVFDKDDAAKVKMLLNRGDKCELCTKQQNVIASRPVRIDKKTTEHAEHVLLYPVGNSLMDKLLAKARDQSCVVFYSYNSPCVKTCLKSADNILEGLRNWINKRKIEGQMNAFVFQEIWQKDKDKDLQTEFKNIDEIVPLYRCMRISNVMECKKCVNNNVVDPFCLPKKKFFLESLIEEVLFLFQELLTSVIKL from the exons ATGACTCAGTATTTTTATGACAA TGTCCAGCCAAAGACCGGACAAGGAACTGATGCTCAGTATGCATTATCAATCTATGTCCCACCGGCTCATTGTGTAGATAAACGTGCTACAATCGAGAATGTGTTTGACAAGGATGATGCAGCAAAAGTGAAAATGCTTCTCAATAGAGGTGACAAATGTGAACTTTgcacaaagcaacaaaatgtaatAGCTTCACGGCCAGTTAGaatagataaaaaaacaacagaacatgCTGAGCATGTTCTGCTCTATCCTGTTGGTAACTCTCTCATGGACAAACTTTTAGCAAAGGCAAGAGACCAAAGCTGTGTAGTTTTTTATTCGTACAACTCGCCTTGTGTGAAAACATGCCTTAAGAGTGCAGACAATATTCTGGAAGGCCTTAGAAATTggatcaataaaagaaaaatagaaggTCAAATGAATGCCTTTGTCTTCCAAGAGATTTGGCAGAAGGACAAGGACAAGGATCTccaaacagaatttaaaaacattgaTGAGATAGTGCCTCTTTATCGGTGTATGAGAATCAGTAATGTGATGGAATGCAAGAAATGTGTGAATAATAACGTTGTGGATCCCTTCTGTCTGCCCAAAAAGAAATTCTTTTTGGAATCACTAATTGAGGAAGTACTTTTCCTTTTCCAGGAATTGCTTACATCAGTGATCAAACTGTGA